The sequence GTGCGCGTGCGACGGTCCCCGTACTTGAGCTGCAGCCGAACCGCCGCGTGCACGGCCAGGGCGACGTGCGCGCCCAGAGCCGCCTCGAAGCCCCGCGCGTGCAGCAGTGTCAGTCCGTAGCTCAGCAGCGAGCACAGCTCCAGCGCGGCCCCGTGCGCGGCTCCGTGCGCGCCGCTCCATCGGCCCGGAGGCTCCTCGATGTACCGGATCCACACCCGAACCCACGCGAAGATCGGTAGCGTGAGCCACTGGTCGAGCACGGCGGGAGCGAGCCGCAGCACCGTCAGGCGCGTCCACTGCACGGGCGCGTAGACCAGGGCCATGAGCGCGAACACCTGCCTCATGTAGCGGCTCCGGTCGGGTTCGGTACCGAGCCGGTTCCACAGCAGCCAGTACAGACCCACGCAGATATAACCCACGTTCACCAAGCAGTTACACGGCATCGCCAGGAACGCGGGCAGAGCGTGCACGCGCTTCTCCGCGTAGTGACTCGGGTCCAGGTCCACCAGAACCGAGTCAAACAGGCCGGTGTTCACCAGAACAACGCAGAGCAGGAAGGGCAGCGACACGGACAGCAGAGCGGCGAACATCCCGGCAGTTAGAGGGCAAATATCTGGAAGTTACCCCGGCAGTTAGAGGGCAAATATCTGGAAGTTACCCCGGCAGTTAGAGGGCAAATATCTGGAAGTTACCCCGGCAGTTAGAGGGCAAATATCTGGAAGTTACCCCGGCAGTTAGAGGGCAAATATCTGGAAGTTACCCCGGCAGTTAGAGGGCAAATATCTGGAAGTTACCCCGGCAGTTAGAGGGCAAATATCTGGAACATTTAAAGTCTTAATATCTGGAACTTAAAGTCTTATCTTCTAGAAGTTCTGCTGCTGAAACTCACGCTCTAAACTCACAGCTGCTGATGTTATTATTCCGGGTTTCAGAAACACGTGATTGAAATGGAGTGTTTGGATTGGCTGCTTGCCTCTCTGTAGACTCCTGTCAGCAAAAAGAAGTATAAAGCctaatattgattttatttaatgttaataataTGAATAGCATATGTAGCACACCTGAATGAGCTCCTCGGTGGGTTCTGCAAGTAAATTTCCcttcagctgttttctgtcagtaaACGCTGTTGAATGAATCTGAATCAATCATAAAACTTCATTCTGTTGCTCACAAACAGTAAACTCCATCTGCTGGCGGAAATCAGTTACTACACCAGCAATAGACCATGAACATACTCCAGCTGGATCACAACAAATACTGAAAACTTCAATAACAGCGAATTTGAAACAAGATGACACAACTAGGGTTTCAAACTATAAAATGAACTAATATGTGTCCGTGTTTCAACAATATTACCGTCACATATATATTCAGTATAATAATGATGGTGCATACTAAATACTCATTTGTGAGAAACTGAAAAGAAAGTTCTGCAAACACTGAATGAAACCTCAGCTATTGATTAAAAGTCTGCATATAATGATGTAAAATCTGACAACAGTGAATAAAATCTGTGATTTCTGTGTCAGACATTCTTCCATTGCTCACTATGACACTCTGGATGACCTTTATGAATCTGCTCTCTCAGATTTCATCAACTATTCTTTCAGTTCTACTCAGGACTTCTGCTCATAATCAGTAAAAATCTGTCGTTTATCAGTTCTTTACTTTCTGATTCCAACACAAAGTCTGTAAATGTAGTTTAGAAACATGTATaaggagaggaaaaggaagTTCTCAGGTCCATGTTTAGGTTACAGCAGGAATAAATAAAGAACacagcacaaaataaaacattagaaatgaATTAGTTTAATATCAGAGAATCCTTTACTGCTCCCCACGCCAGGAGAAATTCACACAGCTAGGGTTAGTTAATATGTTCTGTATTACATTTGTCTAATATACATCATACTGTTTAGCACCAATCATTAGCACTATTCATTTCTGTTATTAAATACCCGGCTTCTTCAGgagaacctaaaaccatcagcacaAGGTTGATGTTTCATTTAGACGAtgaacccaaacacacatcagacgtggaaAAGAAATGggtccatcaggctggaatgaaggttctagactggtctccccaaagtcctgactgagatccatcaagaacctgaagaaccaagtcGGAAAGACCACAAATGGAGCAGAACGGCACCAGAATTGGTGCCGTTCTGCTccatttgtggtctttctgactcagacttgagtcagttaaattgatattataatgatactgccacctccatgcctgaTGGTAGGTATAGAGTCCAGAGGAGTCGAGGATAAACCATCAGATTGGtccatcagggtaagaagagaggcagatgaagtgatgtcctcatcatggctagtggaGGTTAGGGTTGTGATCTGGGGTTGTTCAGGTCCACcaatgttatgttcccaaagaatgaggtcagctgatacctgaagatactgaaggaccaggtctttccatcagtggaggttttcttcatgttcctaGATGACGATgaggattcatggggtcacactgagaatgagtggatcagggagcatgagatggattgtcctccacagagtccagacctcagaaCCACTGAGAACctctgggatgttctggagaagactttgatTCTCCCATCTTCACTATAAGATCtctgtagaaaatgaatgcatctctggacagaaataaatgctgtgacattgaaGAAGCTAATCGAAAtaagctaaaggcggtccaatgaaatTTTAGAgtgggacttttttttggacgggaCTCAGATCAGTTCTTTAACATGCGCAGATGCTGTAAAGTGTTAAAAACGtgtgacaaaaaacataagATGTCCTCAATCTCCATATCAGGAACGTAACAACAGATACAGAAGGATGTATGAATGTGAATGAGTGATTTAtattaaaaacatctttcagtccTTCTTCCACAGTTTGTATATTTTAAGCATCATG comes from Amphiprion ocellaris isolate individual 3 ecotype Okinawa chromosome 7, ASM2253959v1, whole genome shotgun sequence and encodes:
- the LOC111586485 gene encoding transmembrane protein 187; translation: MFAALLSVSLPFLLCVVLVNTGLFDSVLVDLDPSHYAEKRVHALPAFLAMPCNCLVNVGYICVGLYWLLWNRLGTEPDRSRYMRQVFALMALVYAPVQWTRLTVLRLAPAVLDQWLTLPIFAWVRVWIRYIEEPPGRWSGAHGAAHGAALELCSLLSYGLTLLHARGFEAALGAHVALAVHAAVRLQLKYGDRRTRTVLLLAVLSCAGFVVLKLLDHQLARYRLFQRLTGHFWSKVCDVLQFHLSFRFLTALDQRVQQNRAKAAGLTEPVQGCWTNRTGLKLQD